Below is a window of Paenibacillus bovis DNA.
TTCGGCGATTTCCTTGTTGCCGTATCCTTTGGCGATCAGCGGCAGAATCTCCAGTTCTCGGCGGGAAAGCAGTTCGTAGACATCCTCGCTGCCTGCACTGGTGTCATTTTTGACAAACTCGCGTACGAGTGAAGTTGCCAGCTTGGGATGGATATAGGTGCCTCCCTCGTGTATCGTACGAATCGCGAGCAGTAGTTCCTCATCCGGCGCATTTTTGAGTACATAGCCGGAAGCTCCGTTACGCAGCACATGAAACAGATATTCCTCGTCATCATGCATAGTCAGGATGAGTATTCGGGTATCCGGGTAATCGTCCTTGATTTTACCGGTGGCGATCAGTCCGCTTTCTCCTGGC
It encodes the following:
- a CDS encoding response regulator, which produces MKIVIADDHAIVRSGFAMILNFQPDMEVVGTAADGIEAYTMVAKYQPDILLMDLSMPPGESGLIATGKIKDDYPDTRILILTMHDDEEYLFHVLRNGASGYVLKNAPDEELLLAIRTIHEGGTYIHPKLATSLVREFVKNDTSAGSEDVYELLSRRELEILPLIAKGYGNKEIAEKLFISVKTVEAHKAKIMEKLNLKSRPELVEYALKKKILDF